A single Oryctolagus cuniculus chromosome 18, mOryCun1.1, whole genome shotgun sequence DNA region contains:
- the VSTM1 gene encoding V-set and transmembrane domain-containing protein 1 isoform X2 — MGSWLRQKQPMTREALCLLCLGLCLGYEEETRRPSESPPSGRRVSPAPLPPAPPPGSSPETLPKPSLSAWPSWVVEPGGNVTLRCRVPFQNVSVMLGRLGDPRYRQERRLAGAAAEFPLGGLEPQDAGSYSCAYRTSASREWSAHSEYVQLVVTGSLPAPSLSVSADPRTPAASGTLQCLVPYNGTECVAAALLRTGVPEPLRAERVQKQRAAFVLPGPGEFSCVYYQCHAPHLGSFLGSLAIPATEDHGGGLEAPRAGTGPSVIFITAFSCLCILFLFLAVCLIYRRTQRGSPREDSSRRTSGSSFSKQEDSDFSEPERKSTSQHGWE; from the exons ATGGGATCTTGGCTCAGGCAGAAGCAGCCCATGACCAGGGAAGCCCTGTGCCTGCTTTGCCTCG GGCTGTGCCTGGGCTATGAAGAAGAGACGAGGAGGCCCAGTGAGTCTCCTCCCAGTGGCCGCCGCGTGTCCCCAGCACCCttgcctccagcccctcccccagggtcctCTCCAGAGACGCTTCCCAAGCCCTCTCTGAGCGCTTGGCCCAGCTGGGTGGTTGAGCCTGGCGGCAACGTGACCCTGAGGTGCCGGGTTCCCTTCCAGAACGTCTCAGTCATGCTGGGCAGGTTGGGAGACCCCAGGTACAGGCAGGAGCGGAGATTGGCAGGGGCTGCAGCCGAATTCCCCCTCGGGGGCCTGGAGCCCCAGGACGCCGGGAGCTACTCGTGTGCCTACAGGACTTCAGCCTCCCGTGAGTGGTCAGCACACAGCGAGTATGTGCAGCTGGTGGTCACAG GCTCACTCCCGGCGCCTTCCCTCTCAGTGAGTGCAGACCCCAGGACCCCTGCCGCTTCCGGAACCCTCCAGTGTCTGGTTCCTTACAACGGGACGGAGTGCGTCGCAGCCGCTCTGCTGAGAACTGGGGTCCCGGAACCCCTGCGCGCGGAGCGCGTGCAGAAACAGCGAGCGGCCTTTGTGCTCCCGGGCCCCGGGGAGTTCAGCTGCGTGTACTACCAGTGCCACGCGCCACACCTGGGCTCcttcctgggcagcctggccatCCCGGCGACAG AGGATCATGGTGGTGGACTCGAAGCTCCCCGTGCAGGAACAg gccccagcgTCATCTTCATCACCGCCTTCAGCTGCCTCTGCATATTGTTCCTCTTCCTCGCAGTCTGCCTCATCTACAGGCGCACGCAGCGCG GTTCCCCACGTGAGGACTCTAGCAGGAG aaccaGTGGCTCCAGTTTTTCCAAGCAGGAGGACTCAG ATTTCTCCGAGCCCGAGAGGAAGTCCACCTCG CAACACGGATGGGAGTGA
- the OSCAR gene encoding osteoclast-associated immunoglobulin-like receptor yields the protein MALMRTLQLLTLWPLCHAAFTPSVPTASYPKPWLGAQPAAVVTPGVNVSLTCQAPQPAWRFALFKLGESAPLLFRDVSSELAEFFLEEVTPAQGGSYHCCYRRLGWGPGVWSQPSDALELLVTEELPRPSLVALPGSVVAPGATVSLRCAGRMPGMSFALYRAGEAAPLQYLDSKEPWADFPLAGAQAPGTYSCYYHTPHAPYVLSPRSQPLVVHAHTGSSSLDYTRGNLVRLGLAGLVLTSLCALVAFDCRSRRSALGHWS from the exons ATGGCCCTCATGCGAACCCTCCAGCTGCTGACCCTCT GGCCTCTGTGCCACGCGGCCTTCACTCCCTCTG TCCCCACAGCCTCCTACCCCAAGCCGTGGCTGGGGGCTCAGCCGGCCGCAGTGGTGACCCCGGGGGTCAACGTGAGCTTGACATGCCAAGCCCCCCAGCCCGCCTGGAGGTTCGCACTCTTCAAGCTTGGAGAGAGCGCTCCCCTGCTCTTCAGGGACGTGTCCTCGGAGCTGGCCGAgttcttcctggaggaggtgaccccTGCCCAGGGGGGCAGTTACCACTGCTGCTACCGGAGGctaggctgggggccgggggtctGGTCGCAGCCCAGTGATGCCCTGGAACTACTGGTGACAG AGGAGCTGCCCCGGCCGTCGCTGGTGGCGCTGCCCGGGTCGGTGGTGGCGCCTGGGGCCACCGTGAGCCTGCGCTGCGCGGGCCGCATGCCTGGCATGAGCTTCGCGCTGTACCGCGCCGGCGAGGCGGCCCCGCTGCAGTACCTCGACTCCAAAGAGCCCTGGGCCGACTTCCCCCTGGCCGGCGCCCAAGCCCCTGGCACCTACAGCTGCTACTACCACACGCCGCACGCACCCTACGTGCTGTCGCCACGCAGCCAGCCGCTCGTGGTGCACGCCCACACTG GCTCGAGTTCCTTGGACTACACCCGGGGGAACCTCGTCCGCCTGGGGTTGGCCGGCCTGGTCCTCACGTCCCTGTGTGCGCTGGTGGCCTTCGACTGTCGCAGCCGGAGGAGTGCCCTGGGCCACTGGTCATAG
- the VSTM1 gene encoding V-set and transmembrane domain-containing protein 1 isoform X3 has translation MGSWLRQKQPMTREALCLLCLGLCLGYEEETRRPSESPPSGRRVSPAPLPPAPPPGSSPETLPKPSLSAWPSWVVEPGGNVTLRCRVPFQNVSVMLGRLGDPRYRQERRLAGAAAEFPLGGLEPQDAGSYSCAYRTSASREWSAHSEYVQLVVTEDHGGGLEAPRAGTGPSVIFITAFSCLCILFLFLAVCLIYRRTQRGSPREDSSRRTSGSSFSKQEDSDFSEPERKSTSGVTCAELNPTAPEDTASVPTEEPPGASERAAVTV, from the exons ATGGGATCTTGGCTCAGGCAGAAGCAGCCCATGACCAGGGAAGCCCTGTGCCTGCTTTGCCTCG GGCTGTGCCTGGGCTATGAAGAAGAGACGAGGAGGCCCAGTGAGTCTCCTCCCAGTGGCCGCCGCGTGTCCCCAGCACCCttgcctccagcccctcccccagggtcctCTCCAGAGACGCTTCCCAAGCCCTCTCTGAGCGCTTGGCCCAGCTGGGTGGTTGAGCCTGGCGGCAACGTGACCCTGAGGTGCCGGGTTCCCTTCCAGAACGTCTCAGTCATGCTGGGCAGGTTGGGAGACCCCAGGTACAGGCAGGAGCGGAGATTGGCAGGGGCTGCAGCCGAATTCCCCCTCGGGGGCCTGGAGCCCCAGGACGCCGGGAGCTACTCGTGTGCCTACAGGACTTCAGCCTCCCGTGAGTGGTCAGCACACAGCGAGTATGTGCAGCTGGTGGTCACAG AGGATCATGGTGGTGGACTCGAAGCTCCCCGTGCAGGAACAg gccccagcgTCATCTTCATCACCGCCTTCAGCTGCCTCTGCATATTGTTCCTCTTCCTCGCAGTCTGCCTCATCTACAGGCGCACGCAGCGCG GTTCCCCACGTGAGGACTCTAGCAGGAG aaccaGTGGCTCCAGTTTTTCCAAGCAGGAGGACTCAG ATTTCTCCGAGCCCGAGAGGAAGTCCACCTCG GGAGTGACCTGTGCTGAACTAAACCCTACTGCACCTGAGGACACGGCTTCTGTGCCCACCGAGGAGCCTCCAGGCGCCTCTGAGCGTGCGGCAGTGACCGTGTAG
- the NDUFA3 gene encoding NADH dehydrogenase [ubiquinone] 1 alpha subcomplex subunit 3, with translation MAGRLATFLRNAWAKEPVLVVSFTIAGLAIVLPSLSPYTKYSAMINQVTPYNYPVPLRDDGNMPDVPSHPQDPQGPSLEWLKKL, from the exons ATGGCCGGGA GGCTCGCCACCTTTCTCAGGAACGCCTGGGCCAAGGAGCCGGTGCTGGTCGTGTCTTTCACCATCGCCGGCCTCG CTATAGTTCTGCCCTCGCTCAGCCCCTACACCAAGTACTCCGCCATGATCAATCAGGTCACGCCCTACAACTACCCAG TGCCCCTCCGGGATGACGGGAACATGCCGGACGTGCCCAGccacccccaggacccccagggccccagcctggAGTGGCTGAAGAAGCTGTGA
- the VSTM1 gene encoding V-set and transmembrane domain-containing protein 1 isoform X1, which translates to MGSWLRQKQPMTREALCLLCLGLCLGYEEETRRPSESPPSGRRVSPAPLPPAPPPGSSPETLPKPSLSAWPSWVVEPGGNVTLRCRVPFQNVSVMLGRLGDPRYRQERRLAGAAAEFPLGGLEPQDAGSYSCAYRTSASREWSAHSEYVQLVVTGSLPAPSLSVSADPRTPAASGTLQCLVPYNGTECVAAALLRTGVPEPLRAERVQKQRAAFVLPGPGEFSCVYYQCHAPHLGSFLGSLAIPATEDHGGGLEAPRAGTGPSVIFITAFSCLCILFLFLAVCLIYRRTQRGSPREDSSRRTSGSSFSKQEDSDFSEPERKSTSGVTCAELNPTAPEDTASVPTEEPPGASERAAVTV; encoded by the exons ATGGGATCTTGGCTCAGGCAGAAGCAGCCCATGACCAGGGAAGCCCTGTGCCTGCTTTGCCTCG GGCTGTGCCTGGGCTATGAAGAAGAGACGAGGAGGCCCAGTGAGTCTCCTCCCAGTGGCCGCCGCGTGTCCCCAGCACCCttgcctccagcccctcccccagggtcctCTCCAGAGACGCTTCCCAAGCCCTCTCTGAGCGCTTGGCCCAGCTGGGTGGTTGAGCCTGGCGGCAACGTGACCCTGAGGTGCCGGGTTCCCTTCCAGAACGTCTCAGTCATGCTGGGCAGGTTGGGAGACCCCAGGTACAGGCAGGAGCGGAGATTGGCAGGGGCTGCAGCCGAATTCCCCCTCGGGGGCCTGGAGCCCCAGGACGCCGGGAGCTACTCGTGTGCCTACAGGACTTCAGCCTCCCGTGAGTGGTCAGCACACAGCGAGTATGTGCAGCTGGTGGTCACAG GCTCACTCCCGGCGCCTTCCCTCTCAGTGAGTGCAGACCCCAGGACCCCTGCCGCTTCCGGAACCCTCCAGTGTCTGGTTCCTTACAACGGGACGGAGTGCGTCGCAGCCGCTCTGCTGAGAACTGGGGTCCCGGAACCCCTGCGCGCGGAGCGCGTGCAGAAACAGCGAGCGGCCTTTGTGCTCCCGGGCCCCGGGGAGTTCAGCTGCGTGTACTACCAGTGCCACGCGCCACACCTGGGCTCcttcctgggcagcctggccatCCCGGCGACAG AGGATCATGGTGGTGGACTCGAAGCTCCCCGTGCAGGAACAg gccccagcgTCATCTTCATCACCGCCTTCAGCTGCCTCTGCATATTGTTCCTCTTCCTCGCAGTCTGCCTCATCTACAGGCGCACGCAGCGCG GTTCCCCACGTGAGGACTCTAGCAGGAG aaccaGTGGCTCCAGTTTTTCCAAGCAGGAGGACTCAG ATTTCTCCGAGCCCGAGAGGAAGTCCACCTCG GGAGTGACCTGTGCTGAACTAAACCCTACTGCACCTGAGGACACGGCTTCTGTGCCCACCGAGGAGCCTCCAGGCGCCTCTGAGCGTGCGGCAGTGACCGTGTAG